The following proteins come from a genomic window of Astatotilapia calliptera chromosome 11, fAstCal1.2, whole genome shotgun sequence:
- the LOC113032855 gene encoding C-type mannose receptor 2-like codes for MINNERAAADEIHEDVFTVFQLSVMKRCGLILLLLSGYVMVCHLQSDQLVRQLHLVDLQKSWNDAQQYCRDEYIDLAIVNSSALIQEAQKRAGSTEAWIGLSKSGWKWSQTGPVQSSWFNMWSPGQPGTNECVTISRSGSWSTRRCSATYYFVCYDAATNKHILVKNPMTWSDAQSYCRHRYTDLSTITNTQDNSQVASMLPSYYLYAWIGLYRKYWTWSNSSTASNLPWGPGQPDDSVNCATIVGSTGSFNSHNCSDQRPFLCSRDVKPSASRSVKVQLRAGSADLNDPTVQESILQQVREKLVEQGVTEEVKLRWRTQPDGKVFHREEETAAYSEKEDCGGLV; via the exons ATGATTAATAATGAACGAGCAGCTGCAGATGAGATTCATGAGGACGTCTTCACAGTTTTTCAGCTCTCAGTCATGAAGAGGTGTGGACTgatcctgctgctgctctcag GTTACGTGATGGTCTGCCATCTTCAGTCTGATCAGTTAGTCAGACAGCTCCACCTGGTTGACCTGCAGAAGTCCTGGAACGATGCTCAGCAATACTGCAGAGATGAGTACATTGACCTCGCCATCGTTAACAGCTCAGCTCTCATCCAGGAAGCCCAGAAAAGGGCGGGGAGCACCGAGGCGTGGATTGGACTCTCCAAGAGCGGCTGGAAATGGTCTCAAACTGGTCCAGTTCAGTCATCCTGGTTTAACATGTGGTCACCGGGACAGCCAGGGACCAATGAGTGTGTTACAATATCTAGATCTGGATCATGGTCCACAAGACGGTGCTCAGCTACTTATTACTTTGTCTGCTATGACG CTGCGACTAACAAACACATCCTGGTGAAGAACCCAATGACCTGGTCTGATGCTCAGTCTTACTGCAGACATAGGTACACAGACCTGAGCACCATCACCAACACGCAGGACAACAGCCAGGTCGCTTCTATGTTGCCATCTTATTATCTTTATGCCTGGATTGGACTGTACAGAAAATACTGGACGTGGTCAAACTCGAGCACAGCCTCCAACCTGCCGTGGGGGCCCGGGCAGCCTGATGACAGCGTAAACTGTGCCACAATAGTCGGATCAACAGGCTCCTTCAACAGTCATAACTGTAGTGACCAACGCCCCTTCCTCTGCTCCAGAG aTGTCAAACCTTCAGCCTCGAGATCAGTGAAGGTTCAGCTGAGGGCGGGATCTGCAGACCTGAACGACCCCACAGTGCAAGAATCCATCCTGcagcag GTGAGGGAGAAGCTGGTGGAGCAAGGAGTCACTGAGGAGGTGAAGCTGAGGTGGAGGACACAGCCTGATGGGAAGGTTTtccacagagaggaggagacagCCGCTTACAGTGAGAAGGAAGACTGTGGCGGTTTAGTCTGA